A single window of Nocardia sp. NBC_01327 DNA harbors:
- a CDS encoding polyprenyl synthetase family protein, with translation MTSSAAADPAFDTGTPWEGGDGAAQILTRAHQLTKPLLRAAVDTLPAELRLPIGYHLGWWNAAGVAAVAESGKGLRPALVLASARAAGKRGDSEWSTGAVHAAAAIELVHNFTLIHDDVMDGDEMRRGRPTVWRVWGIDDAVLAGDAMHGLAIWTLAGAPVAALTGIARLEEAVIELCLGQHSDCAAETKPEVTLDECLETLQHKTGALLGCACAMGALCAGARPEEVEAMDRFGRELGVAFQLVDDLMGIWGDPARTGKPVGNDLLRHKRSLPVVVALESGTAAGREFAELYCSDEPLDGQSAVRAADLIARAGGRRWAQAESIRHVRAAKSRISGYGGRAKDLMQLADCVVERDH, from the coding sequence ATGACTTCGTCGGCAGCGGCAGATCCCGCATTCGACACCGGAACGCCCTGGGAAGGGGGCGACGGGGCGGCGCAGATCCTCACTCGCGCACACCAATTGACGAAACCGCTACTGCGGGCGGCGGTGGATACGCTGCCCGCGGAGCTGCGGCTTCCGATCGGATATCACCTCGGCTGGTGGAATGCCGCCGGCGTCGCCGCGGTCGCCGAATCGGGTAAGGGGCTGCGGCCCGCGCTGGTGCTGGCCTCCGCCCGGGCCGCCGGTAAGCGGGGGGATTCGGAATGGTCGACAGGGGCCGTGCATGCCGCGGCCGCCATCGAACTGGTGCACAATTTCACGCTCATCCACGACGATGTGATGGACGGCGATGAGATGCGGCGCGGCCGCCCCACGGTGTGGCGGGTCTGGGGCATCGACGATGCGGTCCTCGCCGGTGATGCCATGCACGGCTTGGCGATCTGGACTCTCGCGGGCGCTCCGGTCGCGGCCCTGACCGGTATCGCCCGGCTGGAGGAAGCTGTCATAGAACTGTGCCTGGGCCAGCATTCCGATTGCGCCGCCGAGACGAAACCCGAAGTGACACTGGACGAATGCCTGGAAACCCTGCAGCACAAGACCGGCGCGCTGCTCGGCTGCGCCTGTGCCATGGGTGCGCTCTGCGCCGGCGCCCGGCCGGAGGAGGTCGAGGCCATGGATCGCTTCGGCCGCGAACTGGGCGTGGCGTTCCAGCTGGTGGACGATCTCATGGGCATCTGGGGCGATCCGGCGCGCACCGGTAAGCCGGTCGGCAATGATCTGCTGCGGCACAAGCGAAGTCTGCCGGTGGTGGTGGCGCTCGAATCGGGCACCGCCGCCGGCCGCGAATTCGCCGAGCTGTACTGCTCGGACGAGCCGCTGGACGGTCAATCCGCCGTGCGCGCCGCCGATCTCATCGCCCGGGCCGGTGGCAGGCGCTGGGCGCAGGCCGAATCGATCCGTCATGTGCGGGCGGCCAAATCGCGTATCTCCGGATACGGCGGGCGTGCGAAGGACCTTATGCAGCTCGCGGATTGTGTGGTCGAGCGCGACCACTGA
- a CDS encoding PaaI family thioesterase: MTISTEPATAPASWGEPRSKTVYWHDPKIALAAAPGRTGLEFLTAMLDGEIAGPPIGGLLGMRPVSVGPGDIVFACTPDESMYNPIGLVHGGVACTLLDSAAGCAVHTTLPADVGYTSIEIKVTYLRPIHAHTGELRVHGWVTKPGRRVAFAEADVRDAEGALLATATSSCLILGG, translated from the coding sequence ATGACGATCTCGACCGAACCGGCCACCGCCCCCGCCTCCTGGGGTGAACCGCGCAGTAAGACCGTGTACTGGCACGACCCGAAGATCGCGCTCGCGGCCGCCCCCGGCCGGACCGGGCTGGAATTCCTCACCGCCATGCTGGACGGTGAGATCGCGGGCCCGCCCATCGGCGGACTGCTGGGCATGCGACCCGTCAGCGTCGGCCCCGGCGATATCGTCTTCGCCTGTACCCCGGACGAATCCATGTACAACCCGATCGGTCTCGTGCACGGCGGCGTGGCCTGCACCCTGCTCGATTCCGCGGCCGGCTGCGCGGTGCACACCACCCTGCCCGCCGATGTCGGCTACACCTCGATCGAAATCAAGGTGACCTACCTGCGCCCGATCCACGCCCACACCGGTGAACTGCGCGTGCACGGCTGGGTCACCAAGCCGGGCAGGCGAGTTGCCTTCGCCGAAGCGGATGTCCGCGACGCCGAAGGCGCCCTGCTCGCCACCGCCACGAGCAGCTGCCTGATCCTCGGCGGCTGA
- a CDS encoding ribosomal subunit interface protein — translation MQIQVFADKHIGGSAPLIEQAQDTIGSILTYYADHLTRVEAHITDVNGHKGGSEDKQCNLEARPKGQPPVAVRHRAATVEEAYIGAAESMAHLLDSRFGRLHHTKGGDTIRHMQPAEI, via the coding sequence ATGCAAATCCAGGTCTTCGCCGACAAGCACATCGGCGGCAGCGCGCCCCTCATCGAGCAGGCGCAGGACACCATCGGATCGATCCTGACCTATTACGCGGACCATCTCACCCGCGTCGAGGCCCACATCACGGATGTGAACGGCCACAAGGGCGGATCGGAAGACAAACAGTGCAATCTCGAGGCGCGACCCAAGGGGCAGCCTCCCGTGGCGGTCCGCCACCGCGCCGCGACCGTCGAAGAGGCGTATATCGGCGCCGCCGAAAGCATGGCCCACCTGCTGGACAGCCGATTCGGCCGGCTACATCACACCAAGGGCGGGGACACCATCCGCCATATGCAGCCCGCTGAAATTTAG
- a CDS encoding helix-turn-helix transcriptional regulator: MNQTPEGLLRPRDSDVLRSELRQLAALSKAPVVFGGAVHAGTLVLSEFVGTRTNRMRGLAVAPSSGLGGSAVATGRPRSVADYRSASTITHHYDGAVLGEGLRAVVAVPVVVSGEARAVLYVANRESGPIGDRIADEMVQAGRRLSVELAIRDEVDRRVRLRLAHDGQQAQPLSGADAMVTEQLRDLHAELRGITPTVSDAQARSKLRDVTERLARLVSGVADPDREVTLAPRELDVLAQIALGCTNIEAALRLSLRAETVKSYLRSAMTKLGAHTRHEAVVRARRLGLLP, encoded by the coding sequence ATGAACCAGACCCCCGAGGGGCTGCTGCGTCCGCGTGACAGCGACGTGCTGCGGTCCGAGCTGCGGCAGCTCGCCGCGCTGTCCAAGGCGCCGGTGGTCTTCGGCGGCGCGGTGCATGCGGGCACGCTGGTGCTCAGCGAGTTCGTGGGGACGCGAACGAACCGGATGCGGGGGCTGGCGGTGGCTCCGAGCTCCGGACTGGGCGGCAGCGCGGTGGCCACCGGCAGGCCGCGCTCCGTGGCGGACTATCGATCGGCCTCGACGATCACGCATCACTATGACGGCGCGGTGCTCGGCGAGGGCTTGCGCGCGGTGGTCGCGGTGCCCGTTGTGGTGAGCGGTGAGGCGCGTGCGGTGCTCTATGTCGCGAATCGGGAGTCCGGTCCGATCGGGGACCGGATCGCCGATGAAATGGTGCAGGCCGGACGCCGGTTGAGCGTGGAACTCGCGATTCGCGATGAGGTGGACCGGCGGGTCCGGCTGCGCCTGGCGCACGACGGGCAGCAGGCCCAGCCGCTGTCCGGTGCGGATGCGATGGTCACCGAACAGCTCCGGGATCTGCACGCGGAATTGCGCGGCATCACCCCCACCGTCTCGGATGCGCAGGCGCGCAGCAAATTACGGGATGTCACGGAGCGATTGGCACGATTGGTATCCGGCGTGGCGGACCCGGATCGGGAGGTGACGCTGGCGCCCCGGGAACTCGACGTGCTCGCCCAGATCGCGCTGGGCTGTACGAATATCGAAGCGGCGCTGCGGCTTTCATTGCGCGCCGAGACGGTCAAGAGCTATTTGCGCAGTGCCATGACCAAACTCGGCGCGCATACCCGGCACGAAGCGGTGGTACGAGCCCGCCGCCTGGGCTTATTGCCCTGA
- a CDS encoding SAM-dependent methyltransferase encodes MNSESAAERIDTTKPHPARRYDYWLGGKDNYAADRESADAVAEAFPTVRLAAVENRNFLRRVTAYLTAETGIRQFLDIGAGLPTAGNVHEIAQGIAPESRIVYVDNDPIVLMHARTLLDSAPEGATAYLDADLRDPERILSHPDLLATLDLNEPVALMLVAIMHFFTDETRPYELVRTLCEALPPGSHLVMSHATNDYLDDEDVARTREANQRSGVPFQLRSSAEFAKFFSGFDMVAPGITSVTAWRPDEWRPHPRAEAVSMLGGVAHIS; translated from the coding sequence GTGAACTCGGAATCGGCAGCGGAGCGCATCGACACGACCAAACCGCATCCGGCCCGTCGTTACGACTATTGGCTGGGCGGTAAGGACAACTACGCCGCCGACCGCGAGTCCGCCGACGCGGTGGCCGAGGCCTTCCCGACCGTCCGGCTGGCCGCGGTGGAGAACCGCAACTTCCTGCGCCGGGTCACCGCGTACCTGACCGCCGAAACCGGCATCCGCCAGTTCCTGGACATCGGCGCGGGCCTGCCCACCGCGGGCAATGTGCACGAGATCGCCCAGGGCATCGCCCCCGAATCACGCATCGTCTACGTGGACAACGACCCCATCGTGCTCATGCACGCGCGCACCCTGCTCGACAGCGCCCCCGAGGGCGCGACCGCCTATCTGGACGCGGACCTGCGCGATCCGGAGCGGATTCTGTCCCATCCGGATCTGCTGGCCACCCTGGATCTGAACGAGCCGGTGGCGCTGATGCTGGTCGCCATCATGCACTTCTTCACCGATGAGACCCGCCCCTACGAACTGGTGCGCACCCTGTGCGAGGCACTGCCGCCGGGCAGCCACCTGGTCATGTCGCATGCCACCAACGACTACCTCGACGACGAGGATGTGGCCCGCACCCGCGAGGCCAATCAGCGCAGCGGAGTTCCCTTCCAGCTCCGCTCCAGCGCCGAGTTCGCGAAATTCTTCTCCGGGTTCGATATGGTCGCGCCGGGCATCACCTCGGTGACGGCATGGCGGCCGGACGAATGGCGGCCGCATCCGCGCGCGGAGGCCGTCTCCATGCTCGGCGGCGTCGCGCATATCTCGTAG
- a CDS encoding UDP-N-acetylglucosamine--N-acetylmuramyl-(pentapeptide) pyrophosphoryl-undecaprenol N-acetylglucosamine transferase, translating into MSDSALDRAAILRRVGAHRAVRVIVAGGGTGGHTYPAVAAVRALRDLVAEAGATATVLWVGTPDSLEQRVAAENEIEFTGIKAGKLRRDRNPLRMLNAANAKDAVRVPLSVLTAQSVVRRFRPDAVLCTGGYVCAPIGMAAALRRRPLVIHEQTTGIGKANQLLARAADRIALSSEASVALLPAKVRARALVTGNPIRPELATGDAEAAAPALEWTGYSPELPTVYVTGGAQGAVQINDLIAEILPELLTVANVIHQCGRRSYDQVRERAAALPAELRDRYLVRDFLGAELPDVLALTDVVVSRSGAGTLAELTTLGKPAVLIPYPHSVGGEQIRNARILAERGAARALIGEEATAPGLRTALFELLTETDSRTAVSAAARAMGHPDAAEQLALAVLDLATR; encoded by the coding sequence ATGTCCGATTCCGCACTCGACCGCGCCGCGATTCTGCGGCGTGTCGGCGCGCACCGCGCCGTTCGCGTGATTGTCGCCGGCGGCGGTACGGGCGGGCACACCTATCCGGCGGTGGCCGCGGTGCGCGCGCTGCGCGATCTCGTCGCCGAGGCGGGCGCGACGGCGACGGTGCTGTGGGTCGGTACGCCGGACAGTCTCGAGCAGCGGGTGGCCGCCGAGAACGAGATCGAGTTCACCGGAATCAAAGCCGGGAAGCTGCGGCGTGATCGCAACCCCCTGCGCATGCTCAATGCCGCCAATGCCAAAGACGCGGTGCGGGTGCCGTTGAGCGTGCTCACGGCGCAGTCGGTCGTGCGGCGATTCCGGCCGGATGCGGTGCTGTGCACCGGCGGTTATGTCTGCGCGCCGATCGGCATGGCCGCGGCGCTGCGGCGACGGCCGCTGGTGATCCACGAGCAGACCACCGGTATCGGCAAGGCCAATCAATTGCTGGCCCGCGCGGCCGATCGCATCGCGCTCAGTTCCGAAGCCTCCGTAGCGCTGCTGCCCGCGAAGGTCCGCGCCCGAGCCCTGGTCACCGGCAATCCCATTCGGCCCGAACTCGCCACCGGCGATGCCGAAGCTGCCGCGCCCGCGCTGGAGTGGACCGGCTACTCCCCCGAGCTGCCCACCGTCTACGTCACCGGTGGCGCACAGGGCGCGGTGCAGATCAACGACCTCATCGCGGAAATCCTGCCGGAACTGCTGACCGTCGCCAATGTCATCCACCAGTGCGGACGGCGCTCCTACGATCAGGTGCGCGAGCGAGCGGCCGCACTTCCGGCCGAACTGCGCGACCGCTATCTGGTCCGCGATTTCCTCGGGGCCGAGCTCCCCGATGTGCTCGCGCTCACCGATGTGGTCGTATCACGTTCCGGCGCAGGCACTCTCGCCGAGCTGACCACCCTCGGCAAACCCGCGGTCCTGATCCCCTACCCGCATTCCGTCGGCGGTGAGCAGATCCGCAATGCCCGCATTCTCGCCGAGCGGGGCGCGGCCCGCGCGCTCATCGGCGAGGAGGCCACCGCCCCCGGACTGCGCACCGCCCTGTTCGAGCTGCTCACCGAAACCGATTCGCGCACCGCAGTTTCCGCCGCCGCCCGCGCCATGGGACACCCCGACGCCGCGGAGCAACTCGCGCTGGCCGTGCTCGACCTAGCGACACGCTGA
- a CDS encoding winged helix-turn-helix transcriptional regulator, producing MARNCSVAAALQVIGEQWALLALREVFMGVRRFDAIQEATGAPRAVLVRRLRTLVEAGVLELHDYREPGSRTRQEYRLTEAGRELQPVLTSLMQWGDKHLAGPDGPPLSVLHTDCGAPVRAVLCCADGHQLADTGREISPVVNRQNPSRAIPSGASLKQ from the coding sequence ATGGCACGGAACTGTTCGGTGGCGGCCGCACTACAGGTGATCGGTGAGCAGTGGGCGCTGCTCGCCCTGCGCGAGGTATTCATGGGCGTGCGCCGGTTCGACGCCATCCAGGAGGCCACCGGCGCTCCCCGCGCCGTACTCGTCCGCAGATTGCGCACCCTCGTCGAGGCCGGCGTGCTGGAACTGCACGACTATCGGGAACCAGGCTCCCGCACCCGGCAGGAGTACCGCCTCACCGAAGCGGGCCGGGAACTACAACCGGTCCTCACCTCACTCATGCAGTGGGGGGACAAACATCTCGCCGGACCCGACGGACCGCCGCTGTCGGTCCTGCATACCGACTGCGGCGCACCCGTGCGCGCGGTACTCTGCTGCGCCGACGGACACCAGCTCGCCGATACCGGAAGGGAGATAAGTCCGGTTGTCAATCGGCAAAACCCGTCGCGGGCAATACCTTCCGGCGCGTCGCTCAAACAGTGA
- a CDS encoding AMP-binding protein, whose amino-acid sequence MTESYSANTRAYRAARDQLVAAATDYRTAVDTFEWPRLTGIFNWATDWFDVIARGNDRTALWIVEQNGDEQRITFDEMATRSDRVATWLAGLGVGKGDRVMLMLGNQAELWEAMLAVAKLGAVIMPTTAALGPEDLADRIGRGGAGFVLVNAADTAKFAEVPGDYRRIAVGETVSGWHSYGDSATVESSGPFTAVTAVDDPLLVYFTSGTTSKPKMVQHSQISYPVGHLTTMYWIGVRPGDVHLAISAPGWAKHAWSCFFAPWLAEATVFVYNYGRFDAAALLEQLRRAQVNTFCAPPTVWRMLIQSDLGERPAGLREILGAGEPLNPDVITQVEKAWGLTIRDGFGQTETTLQVGNMPGQQVKPGSMGRPAPGVPVILVDPLTGELADEGEICLDLGYTPVNLMTGYLGDPERNAAVTAGGFYHSGDVASRDDDGYITYIGRTDDVFKSSDYKVSPFELESVLIEHPAVVEAAVVPAPDDTRLAVPKAYVSLAAGWEPDRETARAILDYARDHLAPYLRVRRVEFTELPKTISGKIRRVDLRHREEQAHATGTAIPTEYRYEDILSDPKP is encoded by the coding sequence ATGACCGAGTCGTACAGCGCCAATACCCGGGCCTACCGGGCCGCCCGCGACCAGCTCGTCGCGGCCGCGACCGATTACCGCACGGCGGTGGACACCTTCGAATGGCCGCGGCTGACCGGCATATTCAACTGGGCGACCGACTGGTTCGACGTCATCGCCCGCGGTAACGACCGCACCGCGCTGTGGATCGTCGAGCAGAACGGCGACGAGCAGCGCATCACCTTCGACGAGATGGCCACGCGCTCGGATCGAGTGGCGACCTGGCTGGCCGGGCTCGGCGTCGGCAAGGGCGACCGGGTCATGCTCATGCTCGGCAATCAGGCCGAACTCTGGGAGGCCATGCTGGCGGTGGCCAAGCTCGGCGCGGTCATCATGCCGACCACCGCCGCGCTCGGCCCGGAGGATCTCGCCGACCGGATCGGCCGGGGCGGTGCGGGATTCGTCCTCGTCAATGCCGCCGATACCGCCAAGTTCGCCGAGGTGCCCGGTGACTACCGTCGAATCGCGGTGGGCGAGACGGTATCCGGCTGGCACTCCTACGGCGATAGCGCGACGGTGGAGTCCAGCGGTCCGTTCACCGCCGTCACCGCGGTGGACGATCCGCTGCTGGTGTACTTCACCTCCGGCACCACCAGCAAGCCGAAAATGGTGCAGCACTCGCAGATCAGCTATCCGGTCGGCCATCTGACCACCATGTACTGGATCGGGGTGCGCCCCGGCGACGTCCATCTGGCCATCAGCGCACCCGGCTGGGCCAAGCACGCCTGGAGCTGCTTCTTCGCGCCCTGGCTGGCCGAGGCGACCGTATTCGTCTACAACTACGGTCGTTTCGACGCGGCGGCGCTGCTGGAGCAATTGCGCCGGGCGCAGGTGAACACGTTCTGCGCGCCACCGACGGTGTGGCGCATGCTGATTCAGTCCGATCTCGGCGAGCGACCGGCCGGTCTGCGCGAAATCCTCGGCGCCGGTGAGCCTCTCAATCCGGATGTGATCACCCAGGTCGAGAAGGCGTGGGGACTGACCATTCGTGACGGCTTCGGACAGACCGAGACCACGCTGCAGGTGGGCAATATGCCGGGACAGCAGGTCAAGCCCGGTTCCATGGGCCGACCGGCCCCCGGAGTGCCCGTCATACTGGTGGATCCCCTCACCGGAGAACTCGCTGATGAGGGCGAAATCTGCCTCGACCTGGGCTACACTCCGGTCAACCTGATGACCGGATATTTGGGCGATCCGGAACGCAATGCCGCTGTCACGGCGGGGGGCTTCTACCACTCCGGTGATGTCGCCTCACGCGACGACGACGGATATATCACCTATATCGGCCGCACCGACGACGTCTTCAAGTCCTCCGACTACAAGGTGTCGCCGTTCGAGCTGGAAAGCGTGCTGATCGAGCACCCAGCCGTGGTCGAAGCAGCGGTCGTCCCAGCCCCCGACGACACTCGCCTCGCGGTGCCCAAGGCGTATGTTTCACTCGCCGCCGGTTGGGAACCCGATCGCGAAACCGCCCGCGCCATCCTCGACTACGCCCGCGACCACCTCGCGCCCTACCTACGGGTGCGCCGCGTGGAGTTCACCGAGCTACCGAAAACCATCTCCGGCAAGATTCGCCGCGTCGACCTGCGCCACCGCGAGGAGCAGGCACACGCGACGGGAACAGCCATACCCACCGAGTACCGATACGAGGACATTCTCTCCGATCCGAAGCCGTAG
- a CDS encoding AMP-binding protein — translation MSMDRLPPVSYSFGVWDTPLLGDTIGTNLDRTVARFPDREALIDYTTGIRWTYREFAAEVDALALGLLATGLGKGDRIGIWAPNCPQWTLTQYAAAKIGAILVNINPAYRAHELRYVLGQAGVHTLIAAPAFKTSDYAAMIDEVRPDCPDLEQVVLLDSPRWRRLFETGRAGDPEQLTLAQSALSADDPINIQYTSGTTGFPKGATLSHHNILNNGYFVGELCGYTEQDRICIPVPFYHCFGMVMGNLAATSHGAAMIIPAPSFEPRATLEAVAAERCTSLYGVPTMFIAELADPEFDSYDLSSLRTGIMAGSPCPIEVMKQVIERMGMREVSICYGMTETSPVSTQTRAGDTVEQRTATVGRAGPHLEIKIVDPVTGRTVPRGSTGELCTRGYSVMLGYWNDPEKTTEAIDSARWMHTGDLGAMDADGYIAVTGRIKDMVIRGGENIYPREIEEFLYSHPDILDAQVIGVPDAKYGEELMVWIRMRENATPLTPETLRAFCTGQLAHYKIPRYVHVVDEFPMTVTGKIRKIEMREVAVRLLGQSTEEQA, via the coding sequence ATGAGCATGGACCGGCTCCCGCCGGTGAGCTATTCCTTCGGGGTCTGGGACACGCCGCTGCTCGGCGATACCATCGGCACGAACCTCGATCGCACGGTCGCGCGGTTCCCGGACCGCGAGGCCTTGATCGACTACACCACCGGCATCCGGTGGACCTATCGCGAGTTCGCCGCGGAGGTGGACGCACTGGCGCTCGGGCTGCTGGCCACCGGGCTCGGCAAGGGCGACCGGATCGGCATCTGGGCGCCGAACTGCCCGCAGTGGACACTGACGCAGTACGCCGCGGCCAAGATCGGCGCGATCCTGGTGAACATCAATCCCGCCTATCGCGCACACGAGCTGCGATATGTGCTGGGCCAGGCCGGGGTTCACACGCTGATCGCCGCGCCCGCCTTCAAGACCTCCGACTACGCGGCCATGATCGACGAGGTGCGGCCGGACTGCCCGGACCTGGAACAGGTAGTGCTCCTGGACAGCCCGCGGTGGCGGCGACTGTTCGAGACCGGCCGGGCCGGCGATCCGGAGCAGCTGACGCTCGCGCAGTCGGCGCTCTCGGCCGACGATCCGATCAATATCCAGTACACCTCGGGCACAACGGGATTCCCCAAGGGCGCCACCCTCAGCCACCACAATATTCTGAACAACGGCTACTTCGTCGGCGAGCTGTGCGGTTACACCGAACAGGACCGCATCTGCATTCCCGTTCCCTTTTATCACTGCTTCGGCATGGTGATGGGGAATCTGGCCGCGACCAGTCACGGCGCGGCCATGATCATTCCGGCGCCCTCCTTCGAGCCGCGCGCCACCCTGGAAGCCGTTGCCGCCGAACGCTGCACCTCGCTGTACGGGGTGCCGACCATGTTCATCGCCGAGCTCGCCGATCCGGAATTCGACTCCTACGATCTGTCCAGTCTGCGCACCGGGATCATGGCCGGATCACCCTGCCCGATCGAGGTGATGAAGCAGGTCATCGAGCGCATGGGCATGCGCGAGGTGAGCATCTGCTACGGCATGACCGAAACATCCCCGGTCAGCACGCAGACCCGCGCCGGCGACACCGTCGAGCAGCGCACCGCCACCGTAGGCCGGGCCGGACCGCATCTGGAGATCAAGATCGTCGACCCGGTCACGGGGCGGACCGTACCGCGCGGCAGCACCGGTGAGCTGTGCACCCGCGGCTACTCCGTCATGCTCGGCTACTGGAACGATCCCGAGAAGACCACGGAGGCCATCGATTCCGCCCGCTGGATGCACACCGGCGATCTCGGCGCCATGGACGCCGACGGGTACATCGCGGTCACCGGGCGCATCAAGGACATGGTCATTCGCGGCGGCGAGAACATCTACCCGCGCGAGATCGAGGAGTTCCTCTACAGCCATCCCGACATTCTCGACGCCCAGGTGATCGGGGTGCCCGACGCCAAGTACGGCGAGGAACTGATGGTGTGGATTCGCATGCGCGAGAACGCGACCCCGCTCACCCCCGAAACACTGCGCGCATTCTGCACCGGGCAGCTGGCCCACTACAAGATTCCCCGGTACGTGCACGTCGTGGACGAATTCCCGATGACCGTCACCGGCAAGATCCGCAAGATCGAGATGCGCGAGGTCGCCGTGCGGCTGCTCGGGCAGTCCACCGAGGAGCAGGCATGA